The region AACACGACGATCCTGGTGCTGGTCGCCGCCGTCACGCTCTACCCGTTCCTCAACCTGGCGGCGCGTGCGTTCAGCTCCGAGGCCGCGATCCGCAGCGGCGACGTCACCGTGTGGCCCATCGGCTTCAACACGACGACGCTCATGTCCGTGCTGGAGCAGGACCTGTTCTGGCGCAACTACGCGAACACGGTGGTCTACACGGTGGTGGGCACCGCGATCGCCATGGCGCTGACCACGACGTTCGCCTACGTGCTGTCGAAGAAGTACCTCAAGGGCCGGATGATCCTCATCGGGTTCGCGGTCTTCACGATGTTCTTCACCGGCGGCCTCATCCCGAACTACATCCTGGTCAGCGAGCTCGGGTTCAAGAACACCATCTGGGCCGTCGTCGTGCCGCAGGCGATCAACGTCTTCAACCTGCTCGTCATGAAGTCGTTCTTCGAGAACTTCCCCGTGGAGCTCGAGGAGGCGGCCGCCATCGACGGGCTGACCACCTACGGGATCTTCTTCCGGGTGGTGCTGCCGCTGAGCAAGGCGGTGCTCGCGACGATGGTCCTCTTCTACGCGGTCTGGTTCTGGAACTCCTGGTTCCCCGCGTTCCTCTACATGGACGACCCGGAGATGTACCCGGTCACGGTGTTCCTGCGGAACATCATCGCCGGCGCCACCGGCACCGGCGAGGGGCTGAGCGACGTCGCCGTCCAGATCGGGGCCAACGTGAAGGCAGTGACGATGCTGCTCACGGCGCTGCCGATCGTCTGCCTCTACCCCTTCGTCCAGAAGTACTTCGTGTCCGGCGTGATGCTCGGCTCCGTCAAGGGCTGAGCACGCCGGACCACCGCACCGATCCGCCGTCGGACGACGACGTTCACACCCCGGAGGAAGTCAATGATGATCACCCCTAGAAAGGCTGCCGCGGCGACCGCCGCGGTCGCCCTCGGACTCACGCTCACCGCGTGCTCGTCCGGCGACGACGACGGCGCCGCCGTCGACATGTCCACCAAGATGGTCGGCGCCATGGAGGACTACGGCGTCGGGACCACCTTCAAGGCGACCGAGCCGCTCGAGTTCGGTCTCATGTACCGCGACCACCCGAACTACCCCCTCCAGAAGGACTGGTCGATCCTCAAGGCGTTCGAGGAGCAGCACAACGTCACCTTCGACATCCAGTCGGTGCCCCTGGCCGACTGGCAGCAGAAGCGCGCGCTCCTGATCAGCTCCGGCGACGCCGCCGACCTGAT is a window of Promicromonospora sukumoe DNA encoding:
- a CDS encoding carbohydrate ABC transporter permease, translating into MVNTAPAPTTDPVGGDVPDLTRPRPETTTVKDTPGYTVFRWVNTTILVLVAAVTLYPFLNLAARAFSSEAAIRSGDVTVWPIGFNTTTLMSVLEQDLFWRNYANTVVYTVVGTAIAMALTTTFAYVLSKKYLKGRMILIGFAVFTMFFTGGLIPNYILVSELGFKNTIWAVVVPQAINVFNLLVMKSFFENFPVELEEAAAIDGLTTYGIFFRVVLPLSKAVLATMVLFYAVWFWNSWFPAFLYMDDPEMYPVTVFLRNIIAGATGTGEGLSDVAVQIGANVKAVTMLLTALPIVCLYPFVQKYFVSGVMLGSVKG